The genomic region AGCTTCAAGGTATCAGTGTCCAGCTGATTTTGTGGCATTTACCCACAAACCCTGTGCCAGTACCCTCATCGAAAGGCTCCGTGATGACAACACGGAATTATGGCTAATCAAAGCTCCCAGCGGTTTCAACCCGGACAGGTAGGCAACCCCTCTTTCCATTTATTTGAATTATCTTGGAAGAGGCATGATTCACTTCTAATAACAGACAGGGAAATATCTAACAAAGTCCTCAGCATTTCTGTGTCTGTAATTAGAAGTGAGTCACTGTCCACTTCCATTGCTTTACACCCACATTGTCTACATCTGGTGTGCCTCTTAGCACACTGTCTgactgtcatctctctctcctccctcccagttTCAGCAGTCTGAAGATGCCTCTGTCTGGGCTGCAGACCATGCAGGCCCCTGCCCAGCAGGCGCGGGGCAGTGGTGGGAATTCCGGGCAGATCTATAGCGTGCTGGGTGGGCCCTCTGGTGCCGCggacctccacctcctcaccagCCACCGCCAGAGGCTCGACTCGGTGGTCTGTGCCCCGACCTTCAGCGGCCTCCTCAACATCTGTGAGAGCTACGGCGACTGCAGCACCAACCAGACCACCATAGCCATCCCAGCCACCCCGGCCCCCACAGTGCCCCCGGGGCTCCGCCTGCGCTTCCAGCCTTTCGGAAGCAGGACCCCAACCCTCTCCAGAGTGATGGAGGATACACCGGATACTCCGCTGCCGTCTACACCAGAGACGCCTCTCAGGGTCACACTGGAcccgggggaggagaggaagagcaagaagaaaaagaagaggaAAGACAAACTTATaaagactgaggaggaggaggaggaggaggtggtcaggGTGAAGCAGGAGCTGCTACACATGAGCCCAGAGGAGTCCTATGAACTTCCTTGGCAGGAAGCTGAACTcttagaggagaagaggaggaagaagaagaagaaaaagaaggatAAGGACAGAGGTGAGGCAGAGGGTACTGTAGATTTGTCTTTTAATGTAATTAAACAAGAGGTGGAAGTAAAAGTTGAACCAATGGACAGTTCCTATGGTGACATTGAAGATTCTGGAAAAAAGAAAACGATAAAGAAAAACTAGCATGACGATGACGAGTCTGTTGTTTTTACCGTCATCTGGTTTTGTGAAGTTATGCTATGATATAATTGTATTATTCAATTAGGCACTTCAACAAATAATTATTATGCTACTGTACTGTCattttgttttttgggggggaaatgtTATTGTCTAATAAAACCTAGACAGTAACACATAACAGTCTTCAGACATGTGCCCCTTTAttcacactgaacaaaaatataaacgcaacatgtaaagcgtttgtcccatgtttcatgagctgaaataaaagatccctgacattttccatacgcacaaaaagcacatttttctcattttgtgcccaaatttgtttacatccctgttagtgagcatttctcctttgccaagataatccatccgccTGACAAGTatggaatatcaagaagctgcttaaacagcattatcattacacaggtgcagcttgtgctg from Oncorhynchus keta strain PuntledgeMale-10-30-2019 chromosome 18, Oket_V2, whole genome shotgun sequence harbors:
- the LOC118397186 gene encoding DNA-directed RNA polymerase I subunit RPA34-like, with amino-acid sequence MPNEVSSSSDDSSDTEEVPQKRRKQASRYQCPADFVAFTHKPCASTLIERLRDDNTELWLIKAPSGFNPDSFSSLKMPLSGLQTMQAPAQQARGSGGNSGQIYSVLGGPSGAADLHLLTSHRQRLDSVVCAPTFSGLLNICESYGDCSTNQTTIAIPATPAPTVPPGLRLRFQPFGSRTPTLSRVMEDTPDTPLPSTPETPLRVTLDPGEERKSKKKKKRKDKLIKTEEEEEEEVVRVKQELLHMSPEESYELPWQEAELLEEKRRKKKKKKKDKDRGEAEGTVDLSFNVIKQEVEVKVEPMDSSYGDIEDSGKKKTIKKN